One Choloepus didactylus isolate mChoDid1 chromosome 16, mChoDid1.pri, whole genome shotgun sequence DNA window includes the following coding sequences:
- the LRRC30 gene encoding leucine-rich repeat-containing protein 30 — protein sequence MGGRQSSTNSKGRDPKGLLLLGRRRKFSVWEDVLLSGKDPRCLLKRGMCHVSFSLVTKGMTDVPDFLWGLSEVQKLNLSHNQLMILPPEVGRLTHLVVLNLCGNRLKSLPREVGLLKSLKVLFVNMNCLTEMPAELSLCSSLRVLSLSHNCLSQLPASFADLSRLRKLNLSNNYFAQIPVCVFSLKELDFLHVGSNRLENIAESIQCLVNLQIFIAENNNIHSFPRSLCSVTSLELLNLNNNDIQTLPHELYLLCRLAKIAWNPMDKGLHISRNPLSKPLPELVEGGLETLYIYLKEKKHN from the coding sequence ATGGGGGGCAGGCAGTCAAGCACCAACTCCAAAGGCAGGGACCCCaaggggctgctgctgctgggaaGGAGGCGGAAGTTCTCCGTGTGGGAAGATGTCCTCCTTTCCGGAAAGGACCCACGCTGCCTGCTGAAGCGGGGCATGTGCCACGTCAGCTTCAGCTTGGTCACCAAGGGAATGACGGATGTCCCCGACTTCCTGTGGGGCCTCTCTGAGGTCCAGAAACTCAACCTGTCTCACAACCAGCTCATGATCCTGCCCCCCGAGGTGGGGAGGCTGACCCACCTCGTGGTTCTCAACCTGTGCGGGAACCGCCTCAAGAGTCTGCCCCGAGAGGTGGGCCTGCTCAAAAGCTTGAAGGTCCTATTTGTCAACATGAACTGCCTGACGGAGATGCCAGCCGAGCTGAGCCTCTGCTCCAGCCTCCGGGTCCTGAGCCTGTCTCACAActgcctctcccagcttccaGCCAGCTTTGCCGACCTCTCCAGGCTGAGGAAGCTCAACCTCAGCAACAACTACTTTGCTCAAATCCCCGTTTGTGTATTTTCCTTGAAGGAGCTGGATTTCTTGCATGTGGGCTCAAATCGACTGGAGAACATCGCCGAGAGCATCCAGTGCCTCGTAAATCTGCAGATTTTCATCGCGGAGAATAACAACATCCATTCCTTCCCAAGGTCGCTCTGCTCGGTCACCAGCCTGGAGCTGCTCAACTTAAACAACAATGACATCCAGACTCTTCCGCACGAACTCTACCTGCTCTGCAGGCTGGCAAAGATCGCCTGGAACCCCATGGACAAGGGGCTGCACATTTCCCGTAATCCTTTATCCAAGCCTCTGCCAGAGTTGGTGGAGGGGGGCCTGGAGACGCTCTACATCTACCTCAAGGAGAAAAAGCACAACTGA